From the genome of Setaria viridis chromosome 1, Setaria_viridis_v4.0, whole genome shotgun sequence:
TCGTCGGCCCGGAGGCGGTGCGGTGAGGTGAGGGGAGCGtccgcgggtgcggcggcgcgcgttCTTGGTACCGGCCGTCCGGCGTCGCCAGCTGGCGCCTCctgaggcggcgcggcggtgcaaGACCGCCGGGTCCCGCGCGCCCACGCCTTGCGCGCCAAGCTCGAGGCGGTGGGCTGGGTGATGGTGCGCTTCCTCCGGCGCGGCCACAGCCTTGACAAGACCGGATCGCACGGCAGCAACAGCAACCAACaagagcaccaccaccacctccacagGACCGGCAGCAACACGGCCGAGATGCACGAGTCCCTTGgcaacggcgccggcggcacgccgccgctgcccaacggccgcgcggcggccgcgggggcggcgcggtccCGGCTCGCCCGCGACGGGCCGCCCTCAGGTACACACACGCCTTTCAGCTtggattctgatgatgatggcCAGTTTGGTGATCTGATGATGCGATTCTTGCTTGGATTGTTTTGGGATCTCGTCCAGAGCTGGACACGATGAAGGAGAAGTTCGCCAAGCTCCTGCTGGGCGAGGACATGTCCGGCACCGGCAAGGGCGTGTCGTCCGCGCTCGCGCTCTCCAACGCCGTCACCAACCTGGCGGCCTCCGTCTTCGGCGAGCACCGCAAGCTGGAGCCCATGGCGCCCGACACCAAGGAGCGCTGGAAGAGGGAGGTCGGCTGGCTGCTCTCCGTCACCGACCACATCGTCGAGTTCGTGCCCACCAGGCAGACCGCGGAGAACGGCACCACCATGGaggttctccttttattttgGTTTCCGGCGACGTCCCTTCAGTTAATTCATGCCTACGGTAACAAAATTGATCTTGACACGTACGTCCATTATTGTTCTTGGCATTGCCAGATCATGTCGACGGCGCAGCGGCGCGACCTCGCGATGAACATCCCCGCGCTGCGAAAGCTGGACGCCATGCTCATCGTGAGTGTTGCTAGCTTCGTTCTCGATCTGCTCTTGTTGATGGATTATGCAATGTTCGATCGATCAACAAATacgggatggatggatgggatgCAGGGCTACATGGACAACTTCGTGGACCAGACCGAGTTCTGGTACGAGAAGGGCGGCGACAACAAGCGCGACGACGACAAGTGGTGGATGCCGACGGTGAAGGTGCCGTCGGAGGGGCTGTCGGACGTGACCCGCAAGTGGCTGCAGTACCAGAAGGAGTGCGTCAACCAGGTGCTCAAGGCGGCCATGGCCATCAACGCGCAGGTGCtcgtggagatggagatcccGGAGATCTACATCGAGTCGCTCCCAAAGGCAAAGTCCCTTCTCGGATCAACAATTCAATCACCTCTCAAATGAAAGCATGTTAAAACTTAAAAC
Proteins encoded in this window:
- the LOC117863459 gene encoding rop guanine nucleotide exchange factor 12, whose translation is MVRFLRRGHSLDKTGSHGSNSNQQEHHHHLHRTGSNTAEMHESLGNGAGGTPPLPNGRAAAAGAARSRLARDGPPSELDTMKEKFAKLLLGEDMSGTGKGVSSALALSNAVTNLAASVFGEHRKLEPMAPDTKERWKREVGWLLSVTDHIVEFVPTRQTAENGTTMEIMSTAQRRDLAMNIPALRKLDAMLIGYMDNFVDQTEFWYEKGGDNKRDDDKWWMPTVKVPSEGLSDVTRKWLQYQKECVNQVLKAAMAINAQVLVEMEIPEIYIESLPKKGKTSLGDAIYRSITEETFDPLEFLAGMDLSTEHKVLDLKNRIEASTVIWKRKMQTKDSKSSWSSIVSFEKREQFEERAETILHLLKLQFPGTPQSQLDISKIQYNRDVGYALLESYSRVLESLAYSVMSRIEDVLGADAAAQNLTASEAARRMLETAEAPPAARKLDAKEELEKLNEAPASMTLFDFMGWHFDQDELMKRREDGTLDPDGEAKLLKKAPSIAPTKKFSYVDSLSSGGMRSPSARH